GGCACAGCCGGCTTCAGAGCAGGTGGAGGCGAACGTCAATGCTGCTTCGATGCCGGACATGTTTGACGACATGTTCTTCAGCGAATTGTCGGATATCAACGGCATGATGACGGGTGAGACGATTCCAAATACGATGATGGATATGCCGCAAATGGTGTCGCCAGACCATCCGATGGGCAACGGAGTGCCGGGGCCTGGCTTCCACAACTCTctcaacgagatcgacttCACCAACGTCGATCTCACCTCACAGTTCGAGAACTACCCGATGAACTACGAGAACGCGTACCCGAACGGGCTGGGGAACCTCAACTTCCATTTCGGCTGAGCCAGCTGTATAATATACGTAGACGTTATGAACAGATTTATGATTTTAGACCGCTCGCTCGGAGTTAAGGTGTGGCCCgtgacaaaaaaaaatattgtcGGTAATAAAGAGGTGCAAAGTCCGTAGAAGGTGTTCTTTCCGAAAATTTGTTTAGCCACATGAGTAGCACAGAGAATACCGCGGAATCGCGCGACGCACGCCCCAAAGCCAAGCGCAATAGACTGCCGCTTTCGTGCACCATCTGTCGCAAGCGCAAAGTCAAGGTAGGTATATGTTGTTGTTTTACTAACACCCAGTGCGACCGAGGACGACCACACTGTAAAGTGTGCGAGAAGTACAAAGTTGCGTATCTGTGCACTTATCAAGACTCCTCCTGGatatctgaaaaaaatgatAAGTCGCCCTATCCCCAGATGGCGCCGACGCCCGACTCCGCGATATATGGCAACAAAAGCTCCATAGATCAATCCCCAAGCGTTGTGTCGCCTTTCAACCAGATTTCGTCTCAATACGACATGCGTGAGCCCAAAAGGCAACATATGTCTCCTGACAGAGCTTACATCGAAAGCCACCACCGTTTCAACAGCTTTGCGTCCACGTCACCCTACATCGTTCCATCTGTCAACCACAATGGTTCGAATGAGCGCACCACCTCGCAGCCACCGCAGGGACTGTCCCAGGACGTCGATAAGCCTGTAATGAACGAGCTCCAGATGCTTAAGGAGAAGATTAGGCAGATTGAGGCGTCGATCGCCGTGGCAGACCTGTCCCAACCAAGGATACACAATCCTCCGCATCTTCCGCCGCTATCGTCGCAGGTACCATCTCAGGCACCTACGCCGATCGCCGCACCAGTGCCCTATAGAACCCAGCTGCCGCCGATCCAGTCTTGGAACAGCAACAAGACATACAATCTGCCCCCCCTCAAGTCTTCGCCGCCTGTGCCGCAGCAGGAAGGCAGCGCCGCGAACTCGGTGGTGCCACCAGACTCAGGCATGGACCCGACAGACGCCTTCAACTTCTACAACCATTATGTGCCTGTTCATCTTCTGCACGCGCGGACCAGCAACCACGGGCCGCTGATGTGGGTGACCATGATCAAAAAAGACCAGTTTCTGCGTCCACTGTGGTTCAAGATAGCGGAATATaggaagaaaaataagCTGCCAGCGGTTTTGCAGGCTCAGCTGTCCGGGAACGTGGGCCCCGAGGAAAACGAGTTCAGACAGAAAATCTACGAGACGGAAGGAGTGGTAGATCTGCTCCCATACAAATCTgacaaaaaggagaaggTCACGCATCTCACTGTTGAGCAGATGCGAGACAATATACGCAAAGACGTGGCGCTGAACCTTTACATGAACAAGGACCCCGACTCCCGCACGATATCGCAGATTTTGAAATCGCTTCCCAACAGGAAAGTGCTCTGGCTTTTAGTGGACAGGTTTTTCAAGTTTGTTTATCCTTTCCTCCCGATCGTGGACGAAAAAATGTTTGTTACCGACATCGAGGCGATCATTGGGCCGCGGGAGTAcgaagaaacagaaatcAAGACGCTGAAGATCGACCGCAGACTGAATTTCGCTGTTATTGGCTCGCTTCTTATCATTTTGCGTATGGCCCACCTATCTCTCCACTCAaattttgaagaagttAAGGGATTTCCAGAGCGATCCGAGCAGGAGAAGTACTTGCTGAAGCATCCGATTGATATGGAAATCATCACCGTCGCTCAACTATGTCTCAACCAGTTTAAACTGCTAAAACGCTGTGCTCTTAGCGTTTTCCAGTGCGCGCTTTTGATGAAAGAATACCGCTTTATTGCTCCCGAGGATGGAACCGATGGATTTGGAGACGGCGAAGGCCAAATATTTGCCGGTATGCTGACTCAGATGGCGATTTCTATTGGTCTGAACCGAGACCCGGACCAGTTCTCCATGGTATGCGAGTCCAAGAATCTCAACAACCTCTGGAGGAAAATCTGGTTCAGATTGAGGGACTCGGATGTGTACCACGCGTCTCAGATGGGAAACCCACTCACAATACGTGCTGACCAGTTTGATACTAAGTTGCCAGTGTTCGACTCAGAGCTGTCGAACACCTCAGACTTGGCCCTCGAACAGGTGGTGATTGACTGTTTGAACGAGCGTTGCGATCTACAAAACCTGATTTCCGATCTCACCAGCAAAGTTCTTGACATTACTCAGAAATCGACCGTGGAGACGATCCTGCTCAAAATAGAGGCCATCGAAAGCTTCATCAAACGCCGTTTTGGCTCTGTCAAAGATATTCTCACTCTCGATAAGGGGAACCACTTGGAAAGCATCAGGAAAGTGTACCGAATCATAGGCTATTTGGAGGCCCGGTCGCTGGTGCATCCGGTGTTGTACCATATTTTCCTGTTTTATAGCTGCAGAGCAAATTTGCGGGCATGTTCTTACCTGATGAGAGTCACGCTGCAGAAAGTGGTTGAGGTCAATTCGCTTTTCatgcagcttctcaaacGCAACTTCTCATTTTTCGGACTGGGCTTCGATCTCATACTTACTCCCATTTTAGAGTCTTCGATGCACAAAGCACTACAGTTCCAGTTCACGCTATTTATTCGCGCGCGTCACCACAAACACCAGCTTCTTGCACGTTCGACGCAGCCCGACCGCAAGCTGATTGCCGCCATCACCAAGTTCACGGACGATACCATACTGCCGAATATTAGAATATACCTGCGTGGCCTGACCCTGAtctcaaaaaaatacttCTACGCTTGGAGAATGAGCAAAGCACAAAACATCGTTCTCAAGCTGATGGAGGAATCAGATAGCTTCTTCGATGACAAAGAGTTATTTGGCAACGCAGCAGATATTTTCGATGGGTACACTGTGGCcgattttgagctgttGGCGGAGATAGGCAACATGAAGCGATATGTCGTGCATCCTGCTACCAGAGATTGCTCAATGAATCGGGACATTCCAGACGACGttgccagcagcagctctgaGTTCCTCGATCATACGCCAGACAATCACGAAGTTGACAACTTTTGGCTGGAGCTCATTTTCCGGTTTAATTCTAATATGGCCTCGAAAAGCGTTCCTACATCCGAGTCTATGCCCGAGAGCGCATGGACAGGGTCGTTCGAGGGTCTGACGCCTGGCGGCTCTCTCGAAGATACGACGACTTGGGGAGGATTTCCACAAGCAGAATGTGCTATCGAGATCGACCAACTTTTTAACGACGCTCCCATGTTCGACAACGTGgatttcctcaacagcGATTTGctccaagaaaaataaattcgATTAATTCTtcataaataaaataaatccTAAGGCCTTTATCGGCATGCTCCTaaaaaatttgaaattTATACGTATAGGACTGCGCTGGAACAGCAGTGGAGTGCAATCGGCCCGTGCCAAGTCCAGGGCGTCGCCCTTGACGGGACACTACGTCGGGTTTGGTCTTTTGGCGGTGACCATGACTGGCCTTGTTTACAACGATGACATGCGACAACGCACTGTTGAGACATTTCTAATCGCCGAGCGCGTGGGCGTTGTTGCGATAGCCACCGCAAGATGCTTTGCCATGTATCTGAAGACCCTCAATCGCGAATACGCCACCAAGGAGGACTACTATGAAGCACTCTCCAAAACCCATAAACAGGCTGCCGAAACAACTCTGCAGGCTTTACGCAAAAATGGAGGAATTTACATCAAGCTTGGACAGCATGTTTCCGCTATGTCCTACTTGCTCCCGCCAGAGTGGACCAACACGATGGTTCCCCTGCAATCTGAGTGTCCCGAGTCGTCTCTTGAAGAAATAAAGGAGATGTTTGAACATGACATGGATGTCTCGTTGGACGAATATttcttggattttgagCCTAAACCCATAGGTGTCGCCTCGCTGGCGCAAGTACACATTGCAACATTGCGCGAAAACGGCCAGAAAGTGGCAGTCAAGCTCCAGCATCCATCGTTGGAGAGATTTGTTCCTCTGGACGTAGAGCTCACGGCGATGGTTTTCAATGCAATGAAGAAAGTGTTTCCAGAATATCCTCTCACCTGGCTTTCTGACGAGCTGCGCCAGTCCATTTTTGTCGAGTTGGATTTCCGCAACGAGGCAGAGAATGCCAAGATCACCGCCGACTACTTCAAAGACTACAAGTCATTAACTGCTTTGCGCATCCCTAACGTTCACGCTGCAAAGCGCCGAATACTTATTATGGAATACGTCTCAGGCACTAGGCTCGATGACTTGGATTATCTTGACAAGCACGACATATCGCGGTCCGACGTGTCCAGCTGTTTATCGCACATCTTCAATAATATGATATTCCAGGCTGGCTTTGTGCATTGCGATCCGCACCACGGAAACCTCGCCATTCGTGctcttccaaagaagaagaatgGCCACAATTTTGAAATCATCCTTTATGATCATGGCTTGTACCGTAGAATACCGTCTCAAATGAAAGTTGACTATGCGCGGTTCTGGCTTGCCATGATTGAGAAAAAACCAGACGAAATGCAAAAATATGGAAAGAGATTCTCAAAAATCGAGGACGAATCGCTGTTTCCCGTGCTGGCCGCGGCTTTGACAGGTCGCGACTTTGAACATGCTCTGAGCGGCAACATTGCAACACCTAGAAGCCAAAAAGAGATTGAGGTGATGAAAAGAGCCCTAACCGACGAGGGTGTTTTGCTCGACCTAATGGCCCTTCTGGCATCAGTTCCGCGAATAGTGCTTCTCATTCTCAAAACCAACGACTTGACTAGACATCTGGACGAAGCATTGCAGAACCCACTGGGCTTGGAACGGACTTTCTTCATAATGGCTACCTATTGTGCGAGAGCAGTTTACGCTGATGATACCGCAAGGCTCCACGAAAAATGGTCCATTTTCTCCGTTCATCGACTTGTCGGCTCTATCACTGCATTGTGGAATCTGTACAGCCGGATCTTCCTCCTGACATTTTACGACGTTGTATTCTATCTTCGTGAGCTACTCTAATAACCTCAATGAGCACCCTCACACCGAATGTGTACTGTGAATAAAATTAAACATAGAAAAATCAACTTTTGTTTAGCATTTTGATGTCGACTCTGGCCAACCAGGCGACAAGCCAACAGAGAAGCCATTCGCGCGGAAATGGATCTCATGGCCGAGGGAACTCTTCTGCACAGGCAAAGATCCCATACAATCCGGGACGCAACGGCCACATAAACCGTGGTGGAGCAAGAAACAGGGGAGGACTCAAGAAGACAAGACAATTTCCGCGAGTAGACAAAACCTCCACCGGCCCCTCAGCAATGAATGATGCTGATCTGGGGCCATTGATTGAAAATCCAGCACAATATGGCTACACAAAAATGGAGCACAGGACTCAGGGGATACCGAAATATTTGTTGAAAGAGCAAGTCTTGTTCAGCTGTGACTCATACGTGACAAATGAATGGGATGCAAACAACCAGAAATTGATGCTACAGAAAGAAGCCGAACACAATGGCGACTATCAGTCGTTATTCGAGGAGTTTCAAGAGCTGCGAAAggaagagagaaagaaaatggaGCAAATGAATCTGGTTGACATTGAAAATGCAAAGAAATCGCTCAATGAGGCGATTATATTCCGTGGGAGTTGCACAGATATGTGTCCAACGTACGAGCGAGTTGAACGTGCCTTCAAGAATCAGGTCTCCAAATGGGAGAAAGACCCTGCTACGGGGAAGATATCACGAGACTATGCAGTGAAAACGTTTATGAGGCCTTCTGGGCAACCTCCATCGTTACCTTCCGACGTTCGAACCCCTAGCGTATTGGTGAAAACTCTCGATTACCTGATCGAAAGGTTGCTGCCGAAACTGCCCGACTCACAGTCTTTTATATGGGATAGGACTCGCTCGATCCGACAAGATTTCACGCTTCAAAATAATTATTCGGGCCCCGAAGCGATCGACTGCCACGAGAAAATCTGCCGAATTCACATATTATCGTCTCATGTCATGGCACAGGCAAACGATCCTGACTATCAACAACAGCAGgaaattgagcagttcAACAACTCGCTTCAATCTCTGACGCATATGTACGATGATGTGAGGTCAAGGGGAGGAAAATGCCCCAACGAGCCCGAGTTCAGGGCATATGAGCTTATATCCAAGTTAAAGGACACTGAACTGGACAGAAATATTCAAAAGCTTCCAGCAGTCATTCTCAATAGCGGAATAGTACAAAAAGCATTGATGTTGAGAGGACTCATAATAAACGGTTTTGGCAACTTTCAAATGTTTGTTGAGTTTTTCCGTGTCATTATGGATCCAAGCACGCCGCTACTGCTTTCGTGTCTCTGCGAGATCCACTTCAATCAAGTGAGACATATGGCAATGGTGACAATGGCCAAGGCATACCACTCcaagtcaaaaaaaatgccTGAGGCTTCAGTTTTAGCTGATTGGCTTGGATTCGACTCCGTGGACCAGTTGGTGACGAGTTGCAAATTTTACGACATTCCTATATTAAACGACGATAATATTCTTAGAGTGGAAGTCACGGCATTGCGACAGGCATACAAATCTTACCAAAAGCCaccaagctgctcaaaacTCAATTACAAAATGGAAAACATATCGTATCAGCAAATTGTCAATTCGGGGATTCCAAACACTGCGATAAAAGCCAGCGTGGAGACCAGTCTTGCGCCCTCACAAACATCACAGCCTCCAAAGCAACTATTCCAGTTTGTGCCATCCCAATCGGAGCCTAcaaaatcagctcctccgCCTGAAATTGAAAAGATTGAAATGTTACCGAACACGCCAACAAGCACTAAACCAAAACCTACTTTCTCCGTGCCAGCATCTTTTTCATTCGCACCATCACAGCCACAACCAGAGCAGAATCCTGTTTCGATCGCACAAACGGAGCCTCCAATACCTGCAGAGCCTCCCAAACCCCAAAGCAAGCTAATAGATAGCCCAAGATTtgaggctgctgccaatATGGTGATCGATAATCTTCTCCATGATGTGGTTCGAAAGGAAACTGAAACAATCGTCAAGAACCTGGTTGAGGCGGAGAATCAACGGCGGATCCAGCACCATAATCAGATTGTCGATTCGCTCAAAAATGAGCTTTTTGTGGCATTTATGAGAGAACAAATGTACATCACTGCCATAGACGTGAAAGCCAGGCTGTTTAGAGAAAGAAACCTGAAACGAAGAATACTACAGAAAATCAAAGCGGCTGCGGACAAGCTTGTGGTGAAGCATAGTGCTAAAAAAAGCAAACTTAACGAGATCCACTCGTTTGCCAACAAGGTCCGACCTGCATTTGTCCTTCCGGCACACGCTTCTTCCCGTCAATCCTCGCTGAGTCCCTCTCcattgaagaaaaaaaacggATTTGAAGAGGACAATGTGAACTGTCTTGGTGATCTTCTACCATATATCAATCAACATCTACGCATGCTGGTCATCGTCGATACATGGGACGATGTGGTTGCAAAATGGTTGTCCAATAAACTGTCTCTTAAAGAAACTTTTGAGTCAGGGAAGCGTGTCAAA
This portion of the Ogataea parapolymorpha DL-1 chromosome IV, whole genome shotgun sequence genome encodes:
- a CDS encoding ABC1 family protein is translated as MLLKNLKFIRIGLRWNSSGVQSARAKSRASPLTGHYVGFGLLAVTMTGLVYNDDMRQRTVETFLIAERVGVVAIATARCFAMYLKTLNREYATKEDYYEALSKTHKQAAETTLQALRKNGGIYIKLGQHVSAMSYLLPPEWTNTMVPLQSECPESSLEEIKEMFEHDMDVSLDEYFLDFEPKPIGVASLAQVHIATLRENGQKVAVKLQHPSLERFVPLDVELTAMVFNAMKKVFPEYPLTWLSDELRQSIFVELDFRNEAENAKITADYFKDYKSLTALRIPNVHAAKRRILIMEYVSGTRLDDLDYLDKHDISRSDVSSCLSHIFNNMIFQAGFVHCDPHHGNLAIRALPKKKNGHNFEIILYDHGLYRRIPSQMKVDYARFWLAMIEKKPDEMQKYGKRFSKIEDESLFPVLAAALTGRDFEHALSGNIATPRSQKEIEVMKRALTDEGVLLDLMALLASVPRIVLLILKTNDLTRHLDEALQNPLGLERTFFIMATYCARAVYADDTARLHEKWSIFSVHRLVGSITALWNLYSRIFLLTFYDVVFYLRELL
- a CDS encoding Nuclear mRNA export protein SAC3, encoding MSTLANQATSQQRSHSRGNGSHGRGNSSAQAKIPYNPGRNGHINRGGARNRGGLKKTRQFPRVDKTSTGPSAMNDADLGPLIENPAQYGYTKMEHRTQGIPKYLLKEQVLFSCDSYVTNEWDANNQKLMLQKEAEHNGDYQSLFEEFQELRKEERKKMEQMNLVDIENAKKSLNEAIIFRGSCTDMCPTYERVERAFKNQVSKWEKDPATGKISRDYAVKTFMRPSGQPPSLPSDVRTPSVLVKTLDYLIERLLPKLPDSQSFIWDRTRSIRQDFTLQNNYSGPEAIDCHEKICRIHILSSHVMAQANDPDYQQQQEIEQFNNSLQSLTHMYDDVRSRGGKCPNEPEFRAYELISKLKDTELDRNIQKLPAVILNSGIVQKALMLRGLIINGFGNFQMFVEFFRVIMDPSTPLLLSCLCEIHFNQVRHMAMVTMAKAYHSKSKKMPEASVLADWLGFDSVDQLVTSCKFYDIPILNDDNILRVEVTALRQAYKSYQKPPSCSKLNYKMENISYQQIVNSGIPNTAIKASVETSLAPSQTSQPPKQLFQFVPSQSEPTKSAPPPEIEKIEMLPNTPTSTKPKPTFSVPASFSFAPSQPQPEQNPVSIAQTEPPIPAEPPKPQSKLIDSPRFEAAANMVIDNLLHDVVRKETETIVKNLVEAENQRRIQHHNQIVDSLKNELFVAFMREQMYITAIDVKARLFRERNLKRRILQKIKAAADKLVVKHSAKKSKLNEIHSFANKVRPAFVLPAHASSRQSSLSPSPLKKKNGFEEDNVNCLGDLLPYINQHLRMLVIVDTWDDVVAKWLSNKLSLKETFESGKRVKTAKLETAEGTLAISSIPDRFRSRVVFKNVNLLLIKIEYPISHDLTTSRQVLAKVIEYLSRFNREEPVTLMLVLINFPREIDLVSNPPPWLTVRSINLNAKMSPLTLQNKFHQFFKDSVEKYHPSSSSLQDAETTLMSRYTTIENSLVGLLRDDLSNRHKLDYIRSLAGKRKVSYDSEVSLITEETPPSGNFEFCKTSTPSLDISKSKKQKIDALLELSESVLKR